Below is a window of Oxyura jamaicensis isolate SHBP4307 breed ruddy duck unplaced genomic scaffold, BPBGC_Ojam_1.0 oxyUn_random_OJ72687, whole genome shotgun sequence DNA.
GGGCCTGGCAGCACCGGGGaggacagggagggaggaggggacgGAGGGGGACGGCCGGAGGGACAGGTGAGCGGGCGGGGGCATAAAAGcacggacggacggacagagGCACGCACGGACGGACAAGGGTAGGGatgaggggaggcagggagggacgGACGGACAGgtggacggggggggggggcggatgGACACACAGACAGGTGACTGGAGAGGGCAGACGTGGTCAGACGGACGGACGGGTAAAGGCAGATGGACAAATGGGTGGGGGGACAGCCCGGCCAGACGGCTGGGTTAATCGGTCAGCAGGGAGGAAGGTGGACGGACAGACGGGACGGACAGACGGGGGGATGGCTGGGGGCTGCGAGGGGtgacagcagccaccagcaccgAGCTGCCACGCATCCGTCGGGTCCcccacagctgggctggggtccccagcGTGTCCCCAACACCGACCCTCCGTCCTCAGCCTCCACCCGTCCATACCTCCCCTTAGCTGCCCGTCCTCGTGCCGACCCCATCGCAGCCCTGCCTTCTCCACCCCCCCACCCTTCCATCCCTCCACCTTCCCCACTCACCCCCCACCCACTGGTGActctccccccgccccgtgtccccccgcAGATGACGTCGGCCACCAAGGTGTACTACAGCCAGACCACGCAGACCGACAGCCGCCCGCTCATCGGCTCGGGCCTGCGCCGGCGCCGGGTGATGACCAAGGATGGCCGCAGCAACGTGCGGATGGAGCACATCGCCGACAAGCGCTTCCTGTACCTCAAGGACCTGTGGACCACCTTCATCGACATGCAGTGGCGCTACAAGCTGGTGCTCTTCTCTGCCACCTTCGCCGGCACCTGGTTCGCCTTCGGCGTCGTCTGGTACCTGGTGGCCGTGGTGCACGGGGACCTGCTGGAGTTCGACCCGCCGGCCAACCACACGCCCTGCGTCATGCAGGTCCACACGCTCACCGGcgccttcctcttctccctggaGTCGCAGACCACCATCGGCTACGGCTTCCGCTACATCAGCGAGGAGTGCCCGCTCGCCATCGTGCTGCTCATCACCCAGCTGGTCCTCACCACCATCATGGAGATCTTCATCACCGGCACCTTCCTGGCCAAGATCGCCCGGCCCAAGAAGCGAGCGGAGACCATCAAGTTCAGCCAGAACGCCGTGGTGGCGCAGCACAACGGCAAGACCTGCCTCATGATCCGCGTGGCCAACATGCGCAAGAGCCTCCTCATCGGCTGCCAGGTGACGGGCAAGCTCCTGCAGACCCACCTCACCAAGGAGGGCGAGAGCGTGCGGCTCAACCAGGTCAACGTGGACTTCCAGGTGGACACGTCGTCCGACAGCCCCTTCCTCATCCTGCCCCTCACCTTCTACCACGTGGTGGACGACGCCAGCCCCTTCCGGGACATGGCCCTGCGGACGGGCGAAGGCGACTTCGAGCTGGTGGTGATCCTCAGCGGCACCGTGGAGTCCACCAGCGCCACGT
It encodes the following:
- the KCNJ10 gene encoding ATP-sensitive inward rectifier potassium channel 10; amino-acid sequence: MTSATKVYYSQTTQTDSRPLIGSGLRRRRVMTKDGRSNVRMEHIADKRFLYLKDLWTTFIDMQWRYKLVLFSATFAGTWFAFGVVWYLVAVVHGDLLEFDPPANHTPCVMQVHTLTGAFLFSLESQTTIGYGFRYISEECPLAIVLLITQLVLTTIMEIFITGTFLAKIARPKKRAETIKFSQNAVVAQHNGKTCLMIRVANMRKSLLIGCQVTGKLLQTHLTKEGESVRLNQVNVDFQVDTSSDSPFLILPLTFYHVVDDASPFRDMALRTGEGDFELVVILSGTVESTSATCQVRTSYLPEEILWGYEFTPAISLSASGKYVADFSLFDQVVKVAVPCCVHETVRFGDPEKVKLEESLREAAEREREGAPLSVRISNV